From a region of the Gemmatimonadota bacterium genome:
- a CDS encoding class I SAM-dependent methyltransferase, translated as MFPSTLVYSRQGNANIWTDPHVSKAMLSAHLDPDSDGASRKPHIISKTIDWVAVQCKGAKRILDLGCGPGLYSTRLAAKGFSVTGLDINPVSIEYARKSARESDLRIHYECGDYLSDPIEGMYDAAICIYCDFGALLPREQMTFLSRVHAHLVKDGLFLFDIFGPRLSDSKCESRDWNYVSGSGFWANSSHFLLNESKHFPDHRAWGIRTLVLEDRQDPKEFITWDHYFTESEIESLLATNGFDISSMQSDIVEANDFASDDVLFVTSRKR; from the coding sequence ATGTTTCCGAGCACGCTTGTATATAGCCGCCAGGGGAACGCGAATATCTGGACAGATCCGCATGTATCTAAAGCGATGCTCTCTGCTCACTTGGATCCAGATTCGGATGGGGCCAGTCGAAAACCTCATATCATCAGCAAAACGATTGACTGGGTGGCGGTACAATGTAAAGGAGCGAAACGCATCCTGGATCTGGGGTGTGGCCCAGGCTTATACTCAACCAGGCTGGCAGCCAAAGGGTTCAGCGTAACCGGCCTGGACATTAATCCGGTTTCTATTGAGTACGCCAGGAAGAGTGCCCGAGAGAGCGATCTTCGGATCCACTATGAATGCGGAGACTATCTCTCTGATCCTATTGAAGGCATGTATGACGCGGCTATCTGCATCTATTGCGACTTCGGTGCTCTCTTGCCGCGTGAACAAATGACGTTTCTGAGTCGCGTTCATGCACATCTCGTAAAGGACGGATTGTTTCTCTTCGACATATTTGGGCCACGCTTGAGCGACAGCAAATGCGAATCACGAGACTGGAACTACGTTTCCGGTAGCGGATTTTGGGCGAACTCTTCTCACTTCTTGTTGAATGAGAGCAAACACTTTCCAGACCACAGAGCTTGGGGAATACGAACATTAGTACTGGAGGACAGGCAAGATCCAAAGGAGTTCATCACATGGGACCACTATTTCACCGAAAGCGAGATCGAGAGCCTATTGGCAACGAATGGCTTCGACATAAGTTCAATGCAAAGCGATATAGTCGAAGCGAACGACTTTGCTAGCGACGATGTCTTATTCGTGACATCAAGAAAGCGATAG
- the melA gene encoding alpha-galactosidase, which translates to MAKIVIIGAGSGFGSRLSLDILSRELLNDSTIALCDINEERLTQVHDYVNRAIDGHGLPGKCIASTDREELLPGADFVVTAVSIGGAAYWGEPYASEINIPKKYGINQTVADTVGVGGVFRYLRTAHEHLSFCKSMEKHCPDALMLNYTNPMAMLTWMHSIGSSIQNVGLCHSVQGTTKKLANGIDVPYEDVSYLVAGINHQAWILKFNKDGEDLYPRIFKAVDTHPSFKDDLVRVELMKQFGYFVTESTRHNSEYLPYFQRTRELRDIYNLPERDPVFMELPESRKRSWMKDTGITDDDTEAEVPKLQASHEYASSIIEAKITGVPFVFNGNVMNNGSITNLPDECCVEVPCMVDREGIHPCYVGELPPQCAALNMTNIAVQELSVKAAMEKDKEAAFHACALDPLTASVVSLPDIRKMFEELWEAEGDRLSYFDA; encoded by the coding sequence ATGGCAAAAATTGTAATCATTGGTGCTGGCAGTGGATTCGGAAGCCGACTGTCCCTCGATATTTTATCTCGTGAATTATTAAACGATTCCACAATCGCACTCTGTGATATCAACGAAGAGCGATTGACTCAGGTGCACGATTACGTGAACCGCGCCATTGATGGCCATGGACTCCCTGGCAAATGCATCGCCAGCACGGATCGCGAAGAATTATTGCCCGGCGCAGATTTTGTCGTCACTGCCGTATCCATTGGGGGCGCAGCCTACTGGGGCGAACCCTATGCATCTGAAATCAACATCCCCAAGAAGTACGGCATTAACCAAACTGTCGCCGACACAGTAGGCGTAGGAGGTGTGTTCCGTTATCTTCGCACCGCACACGAGCACCTATCATTTTGCAAAAGCATGGAAAAACACTGCCCCGATGCACTCATGTTAAATTATACCAACCCCATGGCCATGCTCACCTGGATGCATTCTATCGGTTCATCCATCCAAAACGTCGGCCTCTGCCACAGCGTACAGGGCACGACAAAAAAACTGGCAAATGGCATTGACGTTCCCTACGAAGATGTGAGTTACCTCGTTGCGGGGATTAACCACCAGGCCTGGATTCTAAAATTCAACAAAGACGGCGAAGACCTCTACCCTCGCATCTTCAAAGCCGTTGACACCCATCCCAGTTTCAAAGACGACCTGGTGCGGGTCGAGTTAATGAAGCAATTTGGCTATTTTGTCACCGAAAGCACCCGACACAATTCAGAATACCTCCCCTACTTCCAGCGCACTCGGGAATTGCGGGACATCTACAACCTGCCAGAACGCGATCCCGTCTTCATGGAATTGCCCGAAAGCCGCAAACGATCCTGGATGAAAGACACGGGTATCACAGATGACGATACCGAAGCCGAAGTCCCAAAACTACAAGCATCCCACGAATACGCTTCTTCAATCATAGAAGCAAAAATCACAGGTGTCCCATTTGTCTTCAACGGCAACGTCATGAACAACGGATCTATCACCAATCTTCCCGACGAATGCTGTGTTGAAGTACCCTGCATGGTCGATAGAGAAGGCATTCATCCCTGTTACGTTGGTGAACTCCCGCCTCAGTGCGCCGCATTAAACATGACCAACATCGCCGTACAAGAACTCTCCGTCAAAGCGGCAATGGAAAAAGATAAAGAAGCGGCATTCCATGCTTGTGCATTGGACCCACTTACTGCATCCGTCGTATCTTTACCCGACATCCGAAAAATGTTTGAAGAACTCTGGGAAGCAGAAGGCGATCGACTCAGTTATTTTGATGCCTGA